The region TTGCTGACCACTGTGTACCGATGCTCACGGCGTATAATACGATTAAATCGTCTTTTTTATAGATATTACTGTTAAGTGTATCGGTAATATTTCTAATCGCATCCACATTTCCAAAGTGTCCACCTTTTGGAATATTATCAAGAAAGATTTTACCTATTTCACAGTTTAGAAAATTACTGTAATATTCATAGGCTTCAATGTTTGTATTTACAGGTAAAATTCTCGAAATATCATTTATTCCATGATTATTATTTTTAAGTAATTTTAGAATTAAATTTGAACCGTTTTTAATTACTCTAACTGGGGTGCCTTCCGTCTTAAAAGTATTTTCGTTAATGCTCCCATTTGTGAAAGCACAGTAATCAATAATTTCAAATTCCCCCTTCTTTTCAGTCACTTCCATAATACCTAGCCCATCACTTATAATTGCAGGGGCTAAATAACGCTTTCTGTCATCTTCCAGGAATGAATTGGCTAATATTAAAATATTCTTTGCAGTATTATTTTTTATTAATGCATCTGCAACTTTAATACTAGCAAGCACACCAGAACAGCCTTGTGCAATACTCATAATATTGGCATTGACAAATTTGAACTCCTGATGTAAAGCATAAACAATATCTTCGTTGGCTTCCATTGTATTTGTATAGAATAAGTAATCGATACTATTTGCATCAATGCTTTTTTTGTTAAGATACTCTGTAAGCAAATCTTTATAAATGTTGTACTCATTTTCCCGTTTTTCTTTATATATAAATTCAGTCCCAATTCTAAGTTGGATTGACTCTTTTATATGATCATATTCATTAGCTGAGCTAGCAATTTTAGAAACAATCTCTTCAATTTTGATTTTGGTTTTTGGTAAATAATAATTTGTATAACCAATATTTGAAAATGTATTCATACAATCTCCATTATTCTATATGTTTTTGAAGTTCTAGATTAAATTCCTTTTCCAAAATAGAAAAGAAATAAATAAAACTCTCTTTAAGTATAGGATTTATTTTTAGTATTTTCTTAACAGTTTCTTGATAGTTTTCTGAACTATAAATTCTATAATATAGATCCTTTGCAAATTTATTTAGGTCTGTATAATGTTTTGTCTTTAAAACTTGGCACTCTATTGTCGCATAACTGGGATTCTTATATTTTTCTGCAAGCCATAAATTTTCTTCATCTACCCTCTTTCTTAATCTTGTACCTAAAAAAGGATAAGTAAAGGAAAGTGTAAACCGTGTAAATGGGATGGTCGGGAGTTCTCTATTAATGGCATCTAATACCTCCATTTCTTCATTGGCATATCCTACCATTAGTAAACAGGAAGATAGGATTCCGTTATTAATCGTGGTTTCAAACGCTTTCCTGATATGGTTAAGGTTAATGCCTTTTCTCATTGTTTTTAAAATATTGCTGTCTAGACTTTCAACTCCGTATGAAATCGCGACGACCCCTGCTTTTTTTAAATATATGAGCATTTCGTTATCTACTTCATTTACCCTTCCGAATATAGTTATAGGAGTTTGTAATGAATGGAAGTGGATTTTATCGCATAATTCATACAACCATTCCTTATTACTGGTTAAGCATTCATCTGCAAATTGTATATGATTGACATTATATTTTATTTTTAGAATACGAATTTCATCAATAATATTATCAGGTGTTCTATAGGTAACTTTATTACTCCAGGAAACTCTGTTTGTACAAAATTCACAATTATATTTGCACCCGCGAGATCCAAAAACGAGAGCAGATCTTTGCTTATTTGAAGGAGGATAGTTAAGTGCATGGACTGCATACTGCGAAAAATTAGTATGTTTCCTGTCAGGAAAGGATATTGAATCTATATTCATAATTCTTTCCCTGTTTTCTTCTTCAAAAATTTGATTCCCAACCTTGTGAAAGATACCCTTGCACCTTTCTAGTGGTTTATGATTTTCTATTCTATCCAGCAATTCTGCAAAGGTGGCCTCACCTTCACCTTTAACTGCAATATCTACACATTTATGTGCGATCGCGTTTGGATCAGTCGTAACATGAATACCACCTATAATAGTAATAATCCGAGGGTTAATTTTTTTAATTTCATTAAGCATCTCAATGGTTTGATTGAAATTTGCAGACCAGCATGAACAGCACAATATTTCTGGGGCAAATGTATTAATTTCTAAAAGCATTGTTGCAAAACTTTTATTTGCCTGCTGCAGGACTAATGTTGTATGACCTTGCTTCTCAGCAATAGCAGATAGATATTCTAAGGCCAAAGGTTCAGATATAATATAACTATCATGATCTTCTTTGAACCCTTTTTTTAGGCTGCACGACATCTCAACAAAAATTATCTTCATTTTTTATTCTTCCTTACAATATTATTTAGTGCCTAAACGGAAATTGATTTTTACTTTATATTCTTTTATTTTCTGATTAATTTGTTACCTCTTCAATCTGTAAGCTATATGAGCAGTGAGCATCTGCTGATATTGGATAATCAGGTAAATGATTTTTTCTCAAAATATTTCCCTTGTGGTCTACTCCCGTTGAATGGTAGATAGAGTGAAACAATCCCCAAGAGACCAGACTTTATCGGTAAGGCCAGCAACCATCGCTGGTGTCCGACCCTGATATTCCCCTTCTACAACCTTTATTGGTAATGTCCTTTTTTGTGGGGAGAATTAATTGCTCCCTGCTTCAGTTATCGGCAAACATGTGTATACTTTAATTTAAGCACGTCACCAAACCCTCAACGGGAGTAGACCACCAGGAATATTTGAAGATTAACTAAATTAATTCCTGTTGCAATTAAAGAATTATGAATTTATTTGCCTCACAGCACACAGCTCACGGCAAGTTATCTTCAAGAGTTTATATTTGCTGAATAATCTCAATAATACTTACTTTCAATAAATTCCGTTCAAGCACAACTTACTTATTATAATTTTCGTAATATTCATATGAGCTTTGAATTTTATTAATAAAGGAATCAAAACTAGAATTTTTCCCTTCATAAAAAATGGCGCCTTTGCTTTTCCTTTCCGCTGAATATTTAAATAAATTGGCAAATTCAAAATAAAATTCTTTTAAAGGTAATTCAGTTTTCAAAAAAGTATGAAAACAATCGAAAAACTCTAGTTTATTAATAATGAATTGATCTTTTAATCTAAAATAATCATCAGTACCAAAGAATGGTGTTAATACAGCAAATGTAGGTCGGTCGATATTAAGACGTTTCACTTCTTTTAATAAATTTGCAAAATCTACTTTCGTATAATCCTGACGCACAATAAAATTGGCTCTGATTTCAATTCCGTAACTATGCAGGATTTCTACACATTGATAAGCCATGTTTAAGGAAATC is a window of bacterium DNA encoding:
- a CDS encoding radical SAM protein; its protein translation is MKIIFVEMSCSLKKGFKEDHDSYIISEPLALEYLSAIAEKQGHTTLVLQQANKSFATMLLEINTFAPEILCCSCWSANFNQTIEMLNEIKKINPRIITIIGGIHVTTDPNAIAHKCVDIAVKGEGEATFAELLDRIENHKPLERCKGIFHKVGNQIFEEENRERIMNIDSISFPDRKHTNFSQYAVHALNYPPSNKQRSALVFGSRGCKYNCEFCTNRVSWSNKVTYRTPDNIIDEIRILKIKYNVNHIQFADECLTSNKEWLYELCDKIHFHSLQTPITIFGRVNEVDNEMLIYLKKAGVVAISYGVESLDSNILKTMRKGINLNHIRKAFETTINNGILSSCLLMVGYANEEMEVLDAINRELPTIPFTRFTLSFTYPFLGTRLRKRVDEENLWLAEKYKNPSYATIECQVLKTKHYTDLNKFAKDLYYRIYSSENYQETVKKILKINPILKESFIYFFSILEKEFNLELQKHIE